One segment of Solanum lycopersicum chromosome 1, SLM_r2.1 DNA contains the following:
- the LOC101256430 gene encoding protein NLP2 yields the protein MEDAAFTLLAKLHDDNNATDFTEFGFWLEATDQPSNSNSNYCTSNQMDSAPPTQSRRKLWIGPNNPNPTSSIPPVNTRLVQAIEYLKNSTTHNKEVLIQIWVPVNRGGKHVLITNNQPYFLNPNSHSLLQYRNVSQNYQFAADKDSNELVGLPGRVFLKKLPEWTPDVRFFKSEEYPRVNYAHQHNVRGSIAVPVFETGSGTCLGVVEIVTTIQKTHYHLELEHVCKALEAVNLRSSGISSNPSKIKDQDCNESYLAALAEIQYILTCVCDTHKLPLAQTWAPCIQQGKGGCLQSDENFASCVSTVDSSCYVRDQHVVPFHLACSEHHLLKGEGVAGGAFNTNQPCFATDITAFSKAEYPLSHHARMFGLCSAVAIRLRSIYTGSADFVLEFFLPLDCKNTEEQKIMLSSLSSVIQQSCRSLRVVTDQELQEEKEVVRLPIGEEESRKPVSSSYRDQDASSWLSEMLDAQRKGKGAAAVSENFKVTATPWDYTQRESIHASTFSEPNQTFEPKGGSFDFSSGTGSHSSGAKRAGERRRSKTEKSISLQVLRQYFAGSLKDAAKSIGVCPTTLKRICRQHGITRWPSRKIKKVGHSLQKLQLVIDSVHGAEGAIKLSSFYTNFPELNSPNNPGTSNFSASKNDDHLQQVNTQPDGSPVTTTSKSTSSSGSHNSSSSLFCSTGSKNCTTEENPGGMPKRAHTETGLHDMGQEETKLLVRSQSQKIQSNHNSVEPVCPLSTSSNQVLGRFKVKAIFGKEKIRFSLQSHWGFRDVKHEVMRRFNVEDVGKIDLKYLDDDDEWVLLTCDADLEECIDIHKFSKRRTIKVSLHHTNLGSSFGSSGPA from the exons ATGGAAGATGCTGCCTTTACGCTCTTGGCTAAGCTCCATGACGACAATAATGCCACTGATTTTACTGAATTCGGATTCTGGCTAGAGGCAACTGATCAACCATCCAATTCCAATTCCAATTATTGTACTTCTAATCAAATGGATTCTGCACCACCTACCCAATCTCGGAGGAAGTTATGGATTGGACCAAACAACCCAAATCCTACTAGTAGTATACCACCAGTAAACACCAGATTGGTGCAGGCCATTGAGTACCTAAAGAATTCAACAACCCATAATAAAGAGGTCCTCATTCAGATATGGGTCCCTGTCAACAGAGGAGGTAAACATGTACTTATTACTAATAATCAACCATACTTCCTCAACCCAAACTCCCACAGCCTATTACAGTACAGAAATGTCTCTCAAAATTACCAATTTGCTGCTGACAAGGATTCGAACGAGTTGGTTGGCTTGCCTGGACGCGTCTTCTTGAAAAAGCTGCCCGAGTGGACTCCTGATGTTCGTTTTTTCAAAAGCGAGGAGTATCCGCGAGTTAATTATGCTCATCAGCATAACGTTAGGGGATCCATTGCTGTTCCTGTTTTTGAAACTGGCAGTGGAACTTGCTTGGGTGTGGTTGAGATTGTAACAACTATTCAGAAAACTCACTATCACCTGGAGCTTGAACATGTCTGCAAAGCTCTTGAG gCTGTTAATCTAAGAAGTTCTGGTATCTCATCAAATCCTTCCAAAATCAAG GATCAGGATTGCAATGAATCTTACCTAGCTGCATTGGCCGAGATTCAATATATTTTGACATGTGTGTGTGATACACACAAGTTGCCATTGGCTCAGACTTGGGCCCCATGCATACAACAAGGTAAAGGTGGGTGCCTGCAATCTGATGAGAACTTTGCTTCTTGTGTTTCGACAGTCGACTCATCTTGCTATGTGCGCGATCAACATGTGGTGCCTTTTCATTTAGCATGTTCTGAGCATCACTTGCTTAAAGGTGAAGGAGTTGCAGGTGGAGCATTCAATACAAACCAGCCATGTTTTGCTACGGATATTACGGCCTTTAGCAAGGCAGAATATCCATTGTCACACCACGCCAGGATGTTTGGATTATGTTCTGCTGTAGCAATACGCCTTCGAAGTATATATACAGGCTCCGCTGACTTTGTCTTGGAGTTTTTCTTGCCACTTGATTGCAAGAATACtgaagaacaaaaaataatgcTAAGTTCACTGTCTTCTGTGATACAACAAAGTTGCCGAAGCTTACGTGTTGTCACGGATCAAGAATTACAGGAGGAAAAAGAAGTTGTACGCCTTCCCATTGGTGAAGAAGAATCAAGAAAACCAGTCTCTTCATCTTACAGGGATCAAGACGCTTCTTCCTGGCTTTCCGAAATGTTGGATGCCCAAAGAAAAGGTAAAGGAGCTGCTGCTGTTTCAGAAAATTTTAAGGTCACGGCAACCCCTTGGGATTACACTCAGAGGGAATCCATTCATGCATCTACATTTTCAGAGCCAAACCAAACTTTTGAACCCAAAGGAGGTTCCTTCGATTTTTCTTCTGGTACAGGATCTCATTCCTCAGGTGCCAAGAGAGCAGGTGAAAGAAGACGGTCGAAAACTGAGAAGAGTATCAGTTTACAGGTACTCAGGCAGTACTTTGCTGGGAGCCTCAAAGATGCTGCCAAAAGTATTGGAG TTTGCCCTACAACTTTGAAAAGAATATGCAGGCAACATGGAATCACCAGGTGGCCTTCTCGTAAGATCAAGAAAGTTGGCCACTCGTTACAGAAACTTCAACTTGTGATCGATTCAGTCCATGGTGCTGAGGGTGCAATTAAACTCAGTTCTTTCTACACCAACTTCCCTGAACTTAACTCTCCAAATAATCCCGGCACGAGCAACTTCTCTGCTTCTAAAAATGATGATCATCTGCAGCAAGTAAATACTCAACCTGATGGCAGCCCTGTGACTACCACATCCAAGTCAACTTCTTCGTCTGGCAGTCATAACTCCAGCTCAAGTTTATTCTGTTCCACTGGTTCAAAGAATTGCACAACGGAGGAAAACCCTGGAGGAATGCCAAAGAGAGCACATACAGAAACAGGATTGCATGATATGGGTCAAGAAGAAACCAAGCTTCTAGTCAGATCACAGAGTCAAAAGATCCAAAGCAATCACAATTCTGTGGAACCTGTGTGTCCTTTGTCAACGAGTAGCAATCAGGTCTTGGGTAGATTTAAAGTAAAAGCCATTTTTGGGAAGGAAAAAATCCGTTTCAGCCTTCAATCACACTGGGGTTTTCGAGATGTTAAGCACGAAGTGATGAGGCGTTTCAATGTAGAAGATGTTGGTAAAATCGATCTAAAGTATTTGGATGATGATGACGAATGGGTACTTCTGACATGTGATGCTGATCTTGAGGAATGTATTGATATACATAAATTCTCTAAAAGGAGAACAATTAAAGTTTCCCTCCACCATACCAATCTTGGAAGTTCATTTGGTAGCAGCGGTCCAGCCTAA
- the LOC101257815 gene encoding pentatricopeptide repeat-containing protein At2g17210 codes for MRVRWNSNWCSRLRELLFHGKSQDVLLYYRELNKTRVELMDHSVFPILFKACLNLSATHGHGNSIHASLVKQGFLAFTSVGNSMMDFYAKSGDLGSALVVFNCMDNKDSVSWNVIIHGHLLLLASPRGLCLFTQAWAAGFEPNISTFVLVIQACRNLAAFEAGRTIHASTIRAGYSSITSIHNSLLSFYAQFEMHLAHNLFDEMTERDVISWSVMIATYAQSEDESVLALEFFQRMIDFGEPPDGQSVVSVLKACTKLKAIRLGESIHGFVISRGMGYDLFVHNSLIDLYSKCNDIDSSLRVFGGIPEKNVVSWNSLLSGLVQNQMHPEALTLFDSMHKAGIESDEVTLVNLLQLCKFFLDPYQCKLIHSRILRQGFELNELVTNSLIDAYASCNLITYAWSQFNNMITRDAVTWSTMIAGFTHCGMPDEAIAVFREMSHTSERPNAVTMLNLLEACSLSADVKRSRWAHGIAIRGGLESNVVVGTAILDMYSKCGSIGSSRKVFDRIPYKNVVTWSAIIAAYGMIGLPNEALALFHEMKVCGLRPNQVTALSLLSACSHGGLVEEGVSLFEELIWDHEVELVIEHYSCLVDLLARAGKVDSAMNLIGKLGVGVKPGASAWGALLSACRNYENYEFGAIALPQVVELEASSSAGYLLASNMYASGCSWVDATKMRMLAKEGGVKVIAGYSLVYVNGKACRFLAGENHHRLSDELQFAIQQLHSSMKMDINFCGVASCNLVIGTSLFYSLSAN; via the coding sequence ATGCGTGTCCGTTGGAACTCTAACTGGTGTAGTAGGTTAAGAGAATTACTATTCCATGGCAAATCTCAAGACGTTCTTCTCTACTACCGTGAATTGAACAAGACCAGGGTTGAGTTGATGGACCATTCCGTTTTCCCTATCCTTTTCAAAGCATGTTTAAATCTCTCCGCTACACACGGCCACGGCAACTCTATCCACGCCTCTCTGGTTAAGCAGGGATTCTTAGCTTTCACTTCCGTCGGTAATTCTATGATGGACTTCTATGCTAAATCTGGAGACTTGGGTTCTGCGCTTGTGGTTTTTAACTGCATGGACAACAAAGATTCAGTTTCCTGGAATGTAATCATTCATGgccatttattattattagcttCTCCCCGAGGACTATGCTTATTCACTCAGGCTTGGGCTGCAGGTTTTGAACCCAACATCTCCACCTTTGTACTTGTCATTCAGGCTTGTCGCAATCTTGCAGCTTTTGAGGCTGGCCGGACGATCCATGCTTCTACCATTCGTGCTGGGTATTCAAGTATTACTTCCATCCACAATTCGCTCCTCAGTTTCTATGCTCAATTTGAAATGCACCTTGCGCACAACCTTTTTGATGAAATGACTGAAAGAGACGTTATTTCTTGGAGTGTCATGATTGCTACCTATGCCCAAAGTGAGGACGAATCAGTGCTTGCCCTGGAGTTTTTTCAACGGATGATTGATTTTGGGGAACCACCAGACGGACAATCTGTGGTAAGTGTACTCAAAGCCTGCACCAAATTGAAGGCCATTAGACTGGGAGAGTCAATTCACGGATTTGTTATCTCTAGAGGTATGGGTTATGACTTGTTCGTACACAACTCTCTGATTGACTTGTATTCTAAATGCAATGACATTGATTCTTCATTGAGAGTTTTCGGGGGAATTCCTGAGAAGAATGTCGTGTCCTGGAACTCTTTGTTGTCTGGACTTGTGCAGAATCAGATGCATCCTGAGGCCCTTACTTTATTTGATTCAATGCACAAGGCTGGAATTGAATCTGATGAGGTGACTCTGGTCAATCTGCTGCAGTTATGTAAGTTCTTCCTTGACCCTTACCAGTGCAAGTTGATACATTCCAGAATACTTCGACAAGGTTTTGAGTTGAATGAGTTGGTTACAAACTCTTTGATCGATGCATATGCAAGTTGCAATCTCATAACTTATGCATGGAGTCAATTCAATAATATGATAACACGAGATGCAGTAACTTGGAGCACCATGATTGCTGGCTTCACCCACTGTGGCATGCCTGACGAAGCAATTGCTGTTTTCCGAGAGATGAGCCACACTTCTGAACGGCCCAATGCTGTTACCATGTTAAATCTTCTTGAAGCTTGCTCTCTTTCTGCAGATGTGAAAAGATCAAGATGGGCTCATGGCATTGCTATTCGAGGAGGGTTGGAATCTAATGTAGTAGTGGGAACTGCCATCTTAGATATGTACTCAAAATGTGGTTCCATTGGATCTTCAAGGAAAGTGTTTGACCGCATTCCATACAAGAATGTTGTGACCTGGAGTGCCATTATTGCAGCATATGGTATGATTGGCCTCCCAAATGAAGCTCTAGCCCTATTTCATGAGATGAAAGTTTGTGGTCTGAGGCCAAACCAAGTTACTGCACTGTCTCTTTTATCGGCTTGTAGTCATGGGGGATTGGTAGAAGAAGGGGTCTCTCTTTTTGAGGAGTTAATTTGGGATCATGAGGTTGAACTTGTCATAGAACATTACTCTTGCCTTGTAGATTTGTTAGCTCGGGCTGGAAAGGTTGATAGTGCAATGAATTTGATAGGAAAGCTAGGTGTTGGAGTAAAGCCTGGTGCAAGTGCATGGGGGGCACTGTTGAGTGCTTGTAGGAACTATGAAAACTATGAGTTTGGTGCCATTGCCCTCCCTCAAGTAGTTGAACTTGAGGCGTCAAGCTCAGCTGGCTATCTGCTTGCATCAAACATGTATGCATCAGGTTGTTCATGGGTTGATGCCACTAAAATGAGAATGTTGGCCAAGGAAGGAGGGGTCAAAGTTATAGCTGGGTATAGCTTAGTGTATGTAAATGGTAAGGCATGCAGGTTTCTTGCGGGAGAAAACCACCATCGTTTGTCTGATGAATTGCAGTTTGCTATTCAGCAACTGCACTCGAGCATGAAAATGGACATAAACTTTTGTGGAGTAGCCTCATGCAATCTAGTGATAGGCACTTCCCTTTTTTATTCACTATCtgctaattaa
- the LOC101256724 gene encoding probable galacturonosyltransferase 3 produces the protein MEARFRGSFISPTLLIFFFLVAPSRVELSNVSSLHGEPKGLFPSYDCPQCVNRKEHGRNSAARPDKKNIDILVTYTDVNGAVRTRSINSKDLSTSWVWRYPSDEDGDHKKSSKEVEGKSQKPDKLEGTIDHSYGNANQYGIVMEHKLASELHPIKLKRQRLRNDIRERRTAELIQQDKEIENQIQDAAIERAKELDTTSKGIYNIWRKEYENPNSDSTLKLMRDQIIMARAYATIAKVKNEDSLYDSLINHSRESQLAIGEATADSELQPSALDRAKDMGHVLAAAKDQLYDCITLARKLRVMLQSAETGLNMLKKRSAFLIQLAAKTVPRPLHCLPLLLTTDFFIRRYEEREFPNKEKLEDPSLFHYAIFSDNVLATSVVVNSTILHAKEPEKHVFHIVTDKLNFPAMKMWFLVNPPAAATIHVENVDDFTWLNSTYCPVLRQLESARMIEYYFKAHQSNSLTSGTDNLKYRNPKYLSMLNHLRFYLPEVYPKLEKILFLDDDIVVQKDLTPLWSVNLQGMVNGAVETCKESFHRFDKYLNFSNPKISENFDPNACGWAFGMNIFDLKEWRRRNITGIYHYWQERNEDRTLWKLGTLPPGLITFYNLTHPLDRSWHVLGLGYDPALNKTEIQNGAVVHYNGNYKPWLDLAIAKYKAYWSRYVMFNNSYLQLCNIKE, from the exons ATGGAGGCTCGTTTTAGAGGATCGTTTATCTCCCCTACCTTGCTAATCTTCTTCTTCCTG GTTGCACCTTCCCGAGTAGAATTGTCAAATGTATCATCACT TCATGGAGAGCCGAAAGGTCTTTTCCCCTCATATGATTGTCCGCAATGCGTTAATAGAAAG GAACATGGTCGAAATAGTGCTGCTCGTCCTGATAAGAAA AATATTGACATCCTTGTAACATATACTGATGTTAATGGTGCTGTTAGAACTAGGAGCATAAACTCCAAGGACTTGTCAACTTCATGGGTATGGAGGTATCCTAGTGATGAGGATGGTGATCACAAGAAGAGTTCCAAG GAAGTGGAAGGGAAGTCTCAGAAACCGGATAAGCTTGAGGGCACTATTGATCACTCTTATGGAAATGCAAATCAGTATGGAATTGTTATGGAGCATAAATTAGCATCTGAGCTACATCCAATCAAACTCAAGCGCCAG AGGCTAAGAAACGATATAAGGGAACGACGGACTGCAGAGCTGATCCAACAAGATAAGGAAATTGAAAACCAAATTCAAGACGCTGCTATTGAGCGAGCTAAAGAGCTTGACACAACTAGCAAGGGTATATACAATATATGGAGGAAAGAATATGAAAACCCTAATTCTGACTCTACCCTTAAACTTATGCGTGACCAAATCATCATGGCAAGAGCGTATGCTACCATTGCAAAAGTTAAGAATGAAGATTCTCTGTATGATTCTTTGATAAATCATTCTAGAGAAAGCCAGCTTGCAATTGGAGAAGCCACTGCTGATTCTGAACTTCAACCAAG TGCACTTGACCGAGCAAAGGATATGGGCCATGTTTTAGCTGCTGCAAAGGATCAACTATACGATTGCATTACACTAGCAAGGAAACTAAGAGTCATGCTTCAGTCGGCCGAAACTGGTCTAAATATGCTGAAGAAAAGGAGTGCATTCTTGATACAGTTGGCTGCTAAAACTGTTCCCAGGCCTTTGCATTGTCTTCCTTTGCTTCTCACGACAGACTTCTTTATACGTCGATATGAAGAGAGAGAATTTCCAAACAAGGAAAAGCTTGAAGATCCTTCTCTGTTCCATTATGCAATATTTTCTGATAATGTACTTGCCACATCTGTTGTTGTAAACTCTACTATACTGCATGCGAAGGAGCCTGAAAAGCACGTTTTCCATATAGTGACAGATAAATTGAACTTCCCAGCTATGAAAATGTGGTTCCTTGTTAATCCTCCTGCTGCTGCAACAATTCACGTTGAGAATGTCGATGACTTTACATGGCTCAATTCTACTTACTGCCCTGTACTACGTCAGCTTGAATCTGCTAGAATGATAGAGTATTATTTCAAGGCACATCAGTCAAACTCCCTTACATCTGGCACCGACAATCTTAAATATAGGAACCCAAAGTATTTGTCAATGCTGAATCATCTTAGGTTTTACCTTCCTGAAGTATATCCAAAGCTGGAGAAAATCTTATTTCTGGATGATGATATTGTAGTTCAAAAGGATCTGACACCTCTTTGGTCTGTCAACTTACAAGGGATGGTCAATGGTGCCGTGGAGACATGCAAAGAAAGCTTCCATAGATTTGATAAATATCTTAACTTTTCTAACCCGAAGATATCTGAAAACTTTGATCCAAATGCCTGTGGATGGGCTTTTGGCATGAATATCTTTGATTTGAAGGAGTGGAGGAGGCGCAACATTACAGGAATATATCATTATTGGCAAGAAAGG AATGAGGATAGAACACTTTGGAAACTTGGAACCTTACCTCCAGGGTTAATAACTTTCTATAACTTGACTCATCCCTTGGATCGGAGCTGGCATGTCTTGGGTCTTGGCTATGATCCTGCCTTGAATAAAACAGAAATACAAAATGGGGCAGTTGTTCACTACAATGGAAATTACAAACCATGGTTGGATCTTGCAATTGCCAAGTACAAAGCTTATTGGTCTAGATATGTAATGTTCAATAATTCATACCTTCAACTTTGTAACATCAAGGAGTAG